In Toxoplasma gondii ME49 chromosome V, whole genome shotgun sequence, the DNA window GCGTGGTGTTACTGGCGTTTTTCGACCCTCTCTCCGTGACTCTGGAACTGTATCGGACTTCAACAAAGTGACAGAGACCTGCGGAAACATTTactccttcttttctctgctcccgCACACTGCGCCCTGATTGTCCTTACACTGGATTCCGCATTCCACTGGCACGCGTCCACCATCTTTTCTGCTGTGAAAAAACTCCTGCCAAGAGACGCGGTTCCTCTCCTGatgcctgcatgcaactcCTCGCCGCGAGAGTCGGCACTGAAGAGACTGGACTCCTCGTTACCTCTACAGCGACTGGAACTTTCGTGAAGGAACCAGCTGAAGTTGCCGCGGGCAGAGAAAGGGCACAGAGAGGTCCAGCAGCCGGACAAgcacgagaaggcgaggtaAGAGCACCGGAGAGCGTTGACGAcggaacaagagagaaagagagaggcagcctGCCGTGTGAAAGCATGGGGGGGAAAGAGCAAGCCATCGAGCCCACGGAGCAGCATGAGCTAGGAGAGGCCAGGCCTTTTGGCCAGACGTTCGAGAGCAGCGAATATGccgaagaagcaagcgaagcagacggagaaggcgacagagagactcgcGCGGTAGaaccgagagaggaggagagagggcggcggagacgagaagagatgACAGAGGCGTGTGTTGCCAGAgtcgcagagagcgaagcccGCGTAGAGCAGCAGCGCGCGTGAAAGGAAGGCTGTCGGAGTCCTCTGAGAAGCAGAGCTGAGCTacaagcggaagaagacgcttgAAGCGACGCAGGAGGCTCAAACAGCTTCGTCAAATGTGGAGGAACCGGCAGTGGGGCAGTCTTTGTGCAGAGGAGCTCCTCGCCCGAACTTCCACCGCGTCGGCCTGGGCCTCGGATACCGAAAGCAAGCCATCGAGGTGtgccagagacagaagacgcgagaagacgggagTGAAGGAGAGTGCCAGACATGTGGCGAGCGGATGTTACCCTGGGGCCCAGTGGCTCTGCTGGCGCGTGTTTGGGGTGTTGGAGGCctctggaaaaagaagaaaaagacgagccAGAAAGACAGACTCTGCTTCTGTGAAGAGAGCAGCAGGGAAGCGCGGTTTTTTTCGCGGCGAGTcgtagaggaagaaggaaaaggcgggcggagcgaagacgactagggaaggcggaaaaacgaggaaccGGACGACGGCCACAAAACACATGGGAGTTGCCGGAGTCGACGCCCCGCAAAGGGCGCTCAGCAATCGCAGGTGCCACGGTTGCCATGATAGTTCGAGAAGTTTGGAAACGGTGGAAGAGCGACGGAACGCGGCAGCCAGTTCGCGCAGGCCCGACTGCGTCAGCACAGCAAAGTCTCGGGTGAGTTCCGCGACCGTGCGGTCGGAAATTGGAAGGGAACACGCCAACGAGGGAAGCAGCCGCCCGGCAGACCCGCAGGAGACAACGAGGCACAGTCGAAACTCAGCAGGAGACCCAACAATCCATTCAGAAGAGCCAGAACTGCAGAAATGGACGTGCAAGCGAATCGCGTGTCGGTCGTCCAAACCGCCGggcgtgtatgtacacccgaccAGGTCAGCGCTCGATGTCAGCAAAGACAAATGGCTTCGGCATTTTCTAGACTCGGTGTGCCACAGAACGCAGCGAAGTTtacgggagagaaggagaagcgagaaagaagaggccgaAGGAAGGGACGGGAGCAGAGGACGGGGGTTGTCGGAAGGGTcggcgaggaaaaggaaacactGTGTGTCCCTGCAGAGCCTATGCCGAGCGAATCCGTTCGACAGACAGCTGCATCGTGTACCGTCAGGGAAagagtttctctctgctttgtcgTTGGTCGCGCGAGGAAAAACTAGTGCAGTTGTCagcggaaagaaaagagtTTTACCTTCTTCTCGTGGACTCGTACCCGGCtcacgcgtgcatgcatgctcatGTTGGATATGGAGACCACCTTCGATGCTTCTGTTCCTCCGGAGCTGCCGACGAACAATTTCCTcagactcttctctcttccgtcgtTCTTTCGCCTCAGTCCTCGTAGAACGACAGCGACACAAAGTGCATGGGCTGCAGAAAactgtgtctctcccgtttTCCCGTGTGCCTCTGTGTGGCTCTGTCGACAGTCAACAACGAAGACTTTCTCTGCAAGCGTCGCTTTCCATTACCTTGTATCGACAGGCCTTTATTTAGGGCATGTGAATGAGCTACGCCCTTAGTTTTTTCAAGCGAGGCTGTCTCTCCCGATCTgtttcccttctccctccgGCTTCTCTTGCACTTGTGCGGATGTCCCCGTTAACGTTTCTAGATCTCTCTGGTCTCCGACTTTTCGTGTCTCAACAGTTCGTGTAAACTCTTCCTTTCCGTCACAAGCTCGCTTTCGTTCACGAGTTACGAGTCTCTCGACTGGTCTGAGTCTCTGCCTCCCCCCCTGTATGAGGTTTCTTTCCCCTGTGGCTTCGGGCCTCCTTTCGAGCACCATTCtcctttcgttcttctgtcgcgcgcagtctctcttcttcctttcgtcCATCTGTCTCCGAGGCTTTTCTTGTGCACACTGCAAAaattccctctcttctccttctgcgcgcgtttttctcgtctcctcgcctctttctcgccatCAAGTGAATGCTAGCGTGCTTCGTGAAAGTCCGAgcactctcttctccttccgctgtgtttcctcgctgctgtgcctctcctcctctcctcttccttctccacaacagtctctttctttcctttctctcggaagagctttcttcgctcttccgcATTCGCCGGGCGAAACGCCGCTGTAGGCACGAACACGAGCGATGGAGCCGTCCGACGGGACTGTCCGTACACCCGAGGCCGCTCCCGCGCCAGGGTCTCTGCGGGCTgctcctgtgcatgcagggacGGGAGAATCCGAGACAGCGTTTCCAGCTGTCCccgcgaaagaagagcggggGGAATCCGGAGGCAGTTTCCAGAGCGCTGCATGCCTCTGTGGACCCGCAGAACACCCTGAAAAGAccccgagagaagagaaagaggagaaaaaaggaagggaagagcCATATGCGTCTCCTGCGGACGGTTCGGCGGTGCCAGAGGCGAAGACTGAAGGGACAGGAGcggaaaagacagacagtGGAGTTcctggagaggaaacgactgCAAAGCaggaaagcggagacagtctggacgaagaacgaggacCGTCCCGCTTGAAGTTCCCCTCCTACGACGACTTCttgagagaggaagaagaagatcgaaACGCTGAAGAgccagacgaagaagaacctgGAAAGGCAAATCTCGATGCCGCCTTCGAGTTGTTCATGAGCGAAGTCAAAGACATGCCTGCAGTCACGGGAAAGTCGAACGGTGAGGAGAGGGCGCCAATCCGAGACTAGGGTGAAACGaatgcgaaaaaaacgcagagacgcgaagtcGTCCCCCCCCCCAAAACCATATGAATCCAAGGCAACTTCCAACGACCACTCAtccgatatatatatatatatatatatatatatatatgcgtatatacatgtgtacgTATCTCTGTATGAACGTATGTGTTTGTGTaattatatgcatatgtatgtatgggTGTAAGAGGACATCTTCCGGTGTCTCGAGGGATGTGTGCATGAGGTCGGTACattcctcttgtctctttgttcctctttctccgcttcgcccctcgcgttctgtctctgttttctctcttttttcggtTCTCTGTttgactttcttctctctctgctggcaggtttgtgcatgcaaaggaaCTGGAGGTGAACCTGCTCGATTCTCCGCGCACCAGCAGCTGTTTTGGAAGGGAAGCGCCGACGGGTGGAGATGTCGATGTGTGGATCTCTCTGTGCGCCCTTTCAGGTGAAGCCCTGTGCGTCTGTcgtccctcgttttctctctctttctctgctcatTCTTTAtccttcctcgtcctggccgtgttctctccgttcctttcCTATGGTGGCTGCGCTCTCTGACTGCTTTCTCCCGATGTGATTCTTTTATTTTTAGGACGAGGGAAAAAGGAGGCGCGAACTGCGATGCGGAAATTCAAGAGTTCTGACGAGGAGTGCCTTCGCCTCACCTGTCAGacttttccttcgcctttccaGGTTCTTCTGCTTGGCCCGGAGGCCTCTGAGGATGACATCCGCAAGCAATACAGGAAAGTAAGCGTTCTCGTTCGTGCTGGTTCACgcgagcttcttctcggcttctcatctggtttctcctccctctcacCTGCGGTTTACTactttgttttttcctctgttcctctcgcaggtgcctctccgttcttctctttgttccgtttcttctcgtaCGATcactccttttctttcgcttccgtttcgttctccaccttccctgacttcttcttcgtccttcttttcgttcttcttttctcccctcactgttctctcctttgctgCCTACTCTGATTTTTCATCCGTTCAtcaccttctccttctcccgtacttttctgtgttcgcttctcgctctcctcctcgcgtttctctctttccctgtgCTCCGTGTGCGGCTGTGTGGCGGGCTGCTTGTGACTCACGTGAGCCTCGCGTCATTTCTCAATTTTTTAATGGCCTCGAGAGGACGCGACGGAGTTCGGTGGGAGCTTGACACTGGCTCGAAGCGACTGCAAGCGCGTGTTcgcctctcgtccttctccgcttctctgcttacgcttcctttcttctcctgcttctcctgtcctgcagctgtctctcctcatcCACCCAGACAAATGCAAACATCCGAATGCGCAGGAGGCCTTCCAAGGTgggagaactcgagaaaaagtgaatgagaggaacaggaggaacaggaggaaCACGAGGCAGCAGTGGAAactgaagggagagaactgcgacgagaggaaaatggttccagagagagaacagagagcgagCCTCAACATGAGAGCACAAAGAcccagagacgcgaaactcgtgagagaagaccgaggaaCAAGAAAACCTTAGAaaagacaacggagacactcaaagaggagacagcgagagacagatgagaatgggagaaagagaaggagcgagGACAAGAGCGAGAGCACGGGCAAGAACAAGCACAGGGTTTCGTGGCGGCCCGGTaaaaacaggaaacgagagagagcagtagagagagaggggagagaaaatgagaaaaagatggagaaagggaaacagagaagagacaagcgtGATGAGAAGCCTGTTGAGAGAACTGGGAAGAGCGAGTAAGGGACAGAAGCACatggtgaagaagagacagaggggcaACGACTTTCGTCGCGGTAGTggcagggagaagagaagccaaGAGGAATGGCCGAGCTGAACCAAATGCGAAGTGATCGTCGAAGTGTCTCCCCATTTCCTTCATTTTTCAGTCGTCAATAAAGCGTACGAACAACTGCAGAGGCCGGAAATGCGCGAGAAATACCGAGACGTCAttgaagaggcgaagcgccGGGTGCTCAAAGAAAatgcgaaggagaacaaaAAGCGGAGAACGCGTAAGTCGGGAAAAAATGAAAACGCGCAAAAAGAGCGAAgctgtttctgtctcagaGATAATCGGCGGGACGTCGAAACACGCAATCTTTTTCTCTAGTCATCTTGccatacatatgcatgtacatatatatatatatatatatatgtatatatattatatcTGTCGATATCCCTAGATAAGTGTACATGTGTGAATCTGTTATAATTATGTAGATGTGTGCATGTAAATATAAATCGTGCAGTTGTGTGTCACTAGCTTTTCCAATAAGTCGCCTACTGCCGTATACGTTTCTTATGTGAACTTGAGATATAGAGTTAAATGTACCTGAGTTCATGCACCTGCATCTATCCCACTCTCcatatgcacatatgttcacatacatacagatttatatatatatatatatatgcatatatttacatgtatatacatatatgtatgttcaTACTGGAATACGTGCGTCTGTAGGTGAACAACACAGTGGAAGCTTTACGTGTACAGCCGTGACTGTCTTTTGAAACTTTGGCAATGtttgtttctcgcgttttctgtcgGTGTGCTCTGGTTTGTCTTCGGATTCCTTCGCATGTCTCAggatttctttctctttcttggcTTCCCGGGttctcgtcgtttctctcgctgtcctcGACTgccgtcgttcttctcgtttttttcctttcccctcttctgtgGGCTTTGCTTCAGAGAGCATTGACGTGCCTCTGCTGTCCGAGGACCCTGAGGAACTGCAGACAGAAATCATGGAGATGTGTGAAAAGCTgttggaggagacgcgagagcgcCGCGAATATGCAGAGCGCACCAGGCAGGCCAACGAGCGCTACGAGAAGGAGGTAAAGGATTGTTAAATCggtttctcttgtctccgtcggctccgtgtctctgtgtgcgtTCGTCAGtggctttcctttttccgctgtctccgtttttcgctTGGTGGTCGATCGAGTGTCAGCTGCTTTCAGCGAGGTTGGCTCGCCTTCTcgggaagcagcagacgaggCGTTACGTCTCAGTGCACGACGTAGTTGTCTAGGGAAGCGGGTCTTGGAAACGGTAGAGTATAGGTGCGAAATTCCTCGCATTCACATGCGCGGATAGCAGGCAGGCGCGACGACATGTCTCTAATAATAGGCATGAGCTTTGGCGTCATCGactctgtcgctttttctcttcgttcctccttcctcttcctctctctgttccatCCCCCATCTCCCCCGggttcgtctctcctttctctacctgctttccgtctcccttcttgccTGCCCCGCCGTGCATTcgcgccgtcttctctttccgtttttcctgttcttttccttctcagcaactggagaagcaggcgaatgaggaactcgaaaagtgcagagagaggaaagagtgGCTGGACAAACGCGACGAGCGCGTGGGTGCGTGGAGAGAATATCAGGTGCGGTTTCACGAGACGCGACAAAAGCAAGCAAAGAACTTCCCTTCAGCCTCAAAAAGGTGGCCGACATCTCGGCtagcttctctctctgttcttccgcGACGCTGGTCCTATGCCGCACCGCCGCGCGCgccgttcgttttcttccgacTTTTGACcccgactgcatgcgcgaactGAAGTCGGAAACGCTTTCCATGCGTCGATTCTCCCGACTCAAGGTCGAGGGTGCTCGCATCGACTTGACTTGTGTTGCCACGATTGTTTGGTTTCgcctttcgtttcctgcACGCTTCCGGTGCCCGCGCGGAAGCTCGAACCTCGCCTTGCCGATTTCGTCTCGTTCATCATTCGCGTTGCGTTCTATgcgcgcttttctctctgcttcacctGTCCTCGCCTGTTTCCAGAGTGCCATCCAAGCGAAGGACGTGACGCTTCAAGCTTTCACGGGAGTGAAGcaccgaagagaagagcgaaaggaagacgaccTCGTCcgcaagaagaagcaaatgcAGGGAATCGACACTTCCTACAAAGACAGCTGGCGGTGAACATCctggggagaggaaagaccgTGGGCGGCAAAGGCCATTCTCTGGATGACGCGTCAACTTTTCTTGGGGGTGTGGCCTGCTTCTCATGTTTTCTGGACTTCCACAGGAGATCATGTCTTCGGTTGAGAACTGCGCGAGGGAGTTCGCAGAGCGCTATCTCAAAACTGGTCCTAAACTGaagcgagaacagagagactgtctgcgtctctgagCTTTGCGTTAGACTCTCATAGTTTCACTGACGTGGAGCACAGCAGTGCAAGTTGTGTGAGAGAGTCTTAAAGCGCCCTGCTTTTTGCCGTGCGGCGAGCTGAAGCACGGACTCGCCTTGAGAACGCTGCAAGGCTTCTTGTAAATGACAGATCAAAGTGTGCTTATGTGAAGTCGTCTCCTGCACTCTCATGAACATGCATCTACAGAtctccatgcatgcacgtcaCCTCCGTATGTTAAATCCAAAATGTCTGGATTTCGGTGGTGTCACTTGTCCACTTGTGCCTGCCTGCTCGGCTTGGCTGGTGGGCAGTACAAACCCGGGAGATTTTTCGCTTTCAAAGTGAGGAACGGAAGAGGCGCTCAGACTCCTTTGTGGGccatcttcctctttgtctctttctccttctccgctcctctttcgcttcttttcttccctttcttttctcttctctccgctgtcttgtctttcttctcgctcttctcttcgcttggctgtcctctgtgtcttcttcccttgttttccttcgatATGTGCATTATTCTTCGCGAttttccctttcctctctcctctttcctggAATCAAACGTCATCTGCCTTTTTTCCTGGAGCCTGAGGCACATGCT includes these proteins:
- a CDS encoding hypothetical protein (encoded by transcript TGME49_285272), which produces MATVAPAIAERPLRGVDSGNSHVFCGRRPVPRFSAFPSRLRSARLFLLPLRLAAKKTALPCCSLHRSRVCLSGSSFSSFSRGLQHPKHAPAEPLGPRVTSARHMSGTLLHSRLLASSVSGTPRWLAFGIRGPGRRGGSSGEELLCTKTAPLPVPPHLTKLFEPPASLQASSSACSSALLLRGLRQPSFHARCCSTRASLSATLATHASVISSRLRRPLSSSLGSTARVSLSPSPSASLASSAYSLLSNVWPKGLASPSSCCSVGSMACSFPPMLSHGRLPLSFSLVPSSTLSGALTSPSRACPAAGPLCALSLPAATSAGSFTKVPVAVEVTRSPVSSVPTLAARSCMQASGEEPRLLAGVFSQQKRWWTRASGMRNPVKWTRDWEVLNRKVYFAFDEREIRRSMLDAVNAHRKTASLFHRMINAVPGVAHAMSLPGPHTFFLPSDKACRDHLSPDSLHALTERVAFLEEQQRQRVGARVQVEGGVSVRGGTAAAIADRVAKTTEQLRTFVLAHLIPGEWRMKTLLLACGAGDPRRNGSLRYQDTDRELFAPVMYASRLGTGEKTKRRQTASREGVEHENAQELGRTRDEETDRSSVFLLPPPQSTDEPLPVWVQASRYAAFLPITTSTNFPRFEGTECRGNSDREEAESVENSGEYSQRRSTVGGALHLWVGGALVTKGDLRAHNGVVHMIDKPLIPVQLLASPR
- a CDS encoding DnaJ domain-containing protein (encoded by transcript TGME49_285268) — protein: MEPSDGTVRTPEAAPAPGSLRAAPVHAGTGESETAFPAVPAKEERGESGGSFQSAACLCGPAEHPEKTPREEKEEKKGREEPYASPADGSAVPEAKTEGTGAEKTDSGVPGEETTAKQESGDSLDEERGPSRLKFPSYDDFLREEEEDRNAEEPDEEEPGKANLDAAFELFMSEVKDMPAVTGKSNGRGKKEARTAMRKFKSSDEECLRLTCQTFPSPFQVLLLGPEASEDDIRKQYRKLSLLIHPDKCKHPNAQEAFQVVNKAYEQLQRPEMREKYRDVIEEAKRRVLKENAKENKKRRTQSIDVPLLSEDPEELQTEIMEMCEKLLEETRERREYAERTRQANERYEKEQLEKQANEELEKCRERKEWLDKRDERVGAWREYQSAIQAKDVTLQAFTGVKHRREERKEDDLVRKKKQMQGIDTSYKDSWR